One genomic region from Magallana gigas chromosome 3, xbMagGiga1.1, whole genome shotgun sequence encodes:
- the LOC105323137 gene encoding protein arginine N-methyltransferase 5 isoform X2, which translates to MPVKMARASCGRDYHCCPDINTAVETACKSGFDFVCLPIVNPRYKREFIHGPAKNRPGPLSRSDLVLSGQDWSTLIVGKTSPWLQLDSRVEVIRKNSEAGFKQELAFASHLGLPAILIQLKHGKNANLARCLSEQIQAAYFQQQYWIQIPLISARDQADCLMEGGQTDEEREPQDDTWKWWHEFRTLCDSQRRINVVLELSTNLPDEEVLDRWLAEPIKCVMVSTNLFLTNKRGYPVLSKPQQSFLKKLFKLDIQIILTGADRHPDKGLHTYQQYLDHLWQTRSPPDPITQFAKGYEDYLQSPLQPLMDNLESQTYEIFEKDPVKYSQYQKAVYYALLGKIKPEEKETKSVVLMVVGAGRGPLVRASIAASHQADRKIKKVYAVEKNPNAVVTLENMKDEMWGDLVEVVSCDMRLWEAPEKADILVSELLGSFGDNELSPECLDGAQRFLKDDGISIPCEYTSYMSPLQSEKLYNEVRVCKDNTPSNKPLDHNFETPYVVRLHNCQVLAPPQEVFHFKHPNRDTVIDNTRYTCLEFDIKQDAVLHGFAGYFDTILYDNVTLSIHPDTHSPGMFSWFPILFPIKTPIYVKKNDRVVLHIWRSCNAKNVWYEWTIVEPTVLPIHNPKGRSYTIGL; encoded by the exons ATGCCAGTGAAGATGGCACGTGCGTCTTGTGGTCGCGATTATCACTGTTGTCCTGATATAAATACAGCAGTAGAAACTGCTTGTAAATCTGG ATTTGATTTTGTGTGTCTGCCAATTGTGAATCCAAGATACAAACGTGAATTTATTCATGGTCCAGCAAAGAATCGGCCTGGTCCTCTTTCGAGATCTGACCTTGTTTTATCAGGCCAAG ATTGGAGTACATTGATTGTCGGCAAAACATCACCATGGTTACAGCTGGACTCGAGAGTTGAAGTTATTCGAAAGAACTCTGAAgct GGATTCAAACAGGAGTTGGCATTTGCAAGCCACCTTGGGCTCCCAGCCATATTAATTCAACTGAAACATGGCAAGAATGCCAACCTAGCAAGATGTCTCAGTGAACAGATCCAAGCAGCTTACTTCCAACAA CAATACTGGATCCAGATCCCGCTGATATCGGCTCGTGACCAGGCAGACTGTCTGATGGAGGGGGGACAGACAGACGAGGAGAGAGAGCCCCAGGATGACACCTGGAAATG GTGGCATGAGTTTAGAACTCTGTGCGACTCTCAGAGGAGAATCAATGTTGTTCTGGAGCTGTCCACTAATCTGCCAGATGAGGAGGTATTGGACCGATGGCTGGCCGAGCCAATCAAGTGTGTCATGGTATCCACCAATCTGTTTCTGACCAATAAGAGAGGGTATCCTGTGTTATCAAAACCTCAACAGAGTTTCCTTAAAAAACTGTTCAAG CTGGACATTCAGATAATCCTGACCGGGGCAGACAGACACCCAGACAAAGGCCTCCACACCTACCAGCAGTACCTGGATCACCTTTGGCAG ACTAGGTCCCCTCCTGATCCCATCACACAGTTTGCAAAGGGCTACGAGGACTACTTGCAAAGTCCACTGCAG CCTTTGATGGACAACCTAGAATCACAAACTTACGAAATCTTTGAGAAAGACCCTGTCAAATATTCCCAATATCAGAAG GCTGTGTACTATGCCCTTCTGGGTAAGATCAAACCagaggaaaaagaaacaaagagtGT TGTTTTAATGGTGGTTGGGGCTGGCAGAGGACCCCTTGTGAGGGCCTCCATTGCCGCTTCCCATCAGGCAGATAGAAAAATTAAGAAGGTGTATGCGGTGGAGAAAAATCCTAATGCTGTAGTGAC TCTGGAGAATATGAAGGACGAGATGTGGGGAGACCTGGTGGAGGTGGTGTCATGTGACATGCGGTTGTGGGAGGCGCCCGAGAAGGCAGACATCTTGGTCAGCGAGCTACTTGGGTCGTTTGGAGATAACGAACTCTCCCCGGAATGTCTGGATGGAGCTCAGAGATTTCTGAAGG ATGATGGTATCAGTATTCCTTGTGAATACACATCCTACATGTCGCCACTACAGTCAGAAAAGCTGTACAATGAAGTCAGAGTGTGCAAGGACAACACCCCCTCCAACAAACCGCTAGAT CACAATTTTGAGACCCCCTATGTGGTACGCCTCCATAACTGTCAGGTGCTTGCTCCTCCACAGGAAGTGTTCCACTTTAAACATCCAAACAGAG aCACAGTGATAGACAACACTAGGTACACCTGTCTGGAGTTTGACATCAAACAAGACGCAGTTCTTCACGGGTTTGCTGGCTACTTTGACACAATTCTGTACGACAATGTGACCCTAA GTATACATCCAGACACCCACTCTCCAGGAATGTTTAGCTGGTTCCCCATCTTGTTCCCAATCAAG ACACCCATTTATGTGAAGAAAAACGATCGTGTTGTCCTGCACATCTGGAGAAGCTGTAACGCAAAGAATGTGTGGTACGAGTGGACAATTGTGGAGCCTACTGTCTTGCCAATCCACAACCCAAAGGGCCGCTCCTACACCATAGGACTCTAA
- the LOC105323137 gene encoding protein arginine N-methyltransferase 5 isoform X1, translating into MPVKMARASCGRDYHCCPDINTAVETACKSGFDFVCLPIVNPRYKREFIHGPAKNRPGPLSRSDLVLSGQDWSTLIVGKTSPWLQLDSRVEVIRKNSEAGFKQELAFASHLGLPAILIQLKHGKNANLARCLSEQIQAAYFQQQYWIQIPLISARDQADCLMEGGQTDEEREPQDDTWKWWHEFRTLCDSQRRINVVLELSTNLPDEEVLDRWLAEPIKCVMVSTNLFLTNKRGYPVLSKPQQSFLKKLFKLDIQIILTGADRHPDKGLHTYQQYLDHLWQVRHQDTDLQQYQHCLYMDNLWQTRSPPDPITQFAKGYEDYLQSPLQPLMDNLESQTYEIFEKDPVKYSQYQKAVYYALLGKIKPEEKETKSVVLMVVGAGRGPLVRASIAASHQADRKIKKVYAVEKNPNAVVTLENMKDEMWGDLVEVVSCDMRLWEAPEKADILVSELLGSFGDNELSPECLDGAQRFLKDDGISIPCEYTSYMSPLQSEKLYNEVRVCKDNTPSNKPLDHNFETPYVVRLHNCQVLAPPQEVFHFKHPNRDTVIDNTRYTCLEFDIKQDAVLHGFAGYFDTILYDNVTLSIHPDTHSPGMFSWFPILFPIKTPIYVKKNDRVVLHIWRSCNAKNVWYEWTIVEPTVLPIHNPKGRSYTIGL; encoded by the exons ATGCCAGTGAAGATGGCACGTGCGTCTTGTGGTCGCGATTATCACTGTTGTCCTGATATAAATACAGCAGTAGAAACTGCTTGTAAATCTGG ATTTGATTTTGTGTGTCTGCCAATTGTGAATCCAAGATACAAACGTGAATTTATTCATGGTCCAGCAAAGAATCGGCCTGGTCCTCTTTCGAGATCTGACCTTGTTTTATCAGGCCAAG ATTGGAGTACATTGATTGTCGGCAAAACATCACCATGGTTACAGCTGGACTCGAGAGTTGAAGTTATTCGAAAGAACTCTGAAgct GGATTCAAACAGGAGTTGGCATTTGCAAGCCACCTTGGGCTCCCAGCCATATTAATTCAACTGAAACATGGCAAGAATGCCAACCTAGCAAGATGTCTCAGTGAACAGATCCAAGCAGCTTACTTCCAACAA CAATACTGGATCCAGATCCCGCTGATATCGGCTCGTGACCAGGCAGACTGTCTGATGGAGGGGGGACAGACAGACGAGGAGAGAGAGCCCCAGGATGACACCTGGAAATG GTGGCATGAGTTTAGAACTCTGTGCGACTCTCAGAGGAGAATCAATGTTGTTCTGGAGCTGTCCACTAATCTGCCAGATGAGGAGGTATTGGACCGATGGCTGGCCGAGCCAATCAAGTGTGTCATGGTATCCACCAATCTGTTTCTGACCAATAAGAGAGGGTATCCTGTGTTATCAAAACCTCAACAGAGTTTCCTTAAAAAACTGTTCAAG CTGGACATTCAGATAATCCTGACCGGGGCAGACAGACACCCAGACAAAGGCCTCCACACCTACCAGCAGTACCTGGATCACCTTTGGCAGGTAAGACATCAAGACACAGATCTCCAACAGTACCAGCATTGCCTGTACATGGATAACCTGTGGCAG ACTAGGTCCCCTCCTGATCCCATCACACAGTTTGCAAAGGGCTACGAGGACTACTTGCAAAGTCCACTGCAG CCTTTGATGGACAACCTAGAATCACAAACTTACGAAATCTTTGAGAAAGACCCTGTCAAATATTCCCAATATCAGAAG GCTGTGTACTATGCCCTTCTGGGTAAGATCAAACCagaggaaaaagaaacaaagagtGT TGTTTTAATGGTGGTTGGGGCTGGCAGAGGACCCCTTGTGAGGGCCTCCATTGCCGCTTCCCATCAGGCAGATAGAAAAATTAAGAAGGTGTATGCGGTGGAGAAAAATCCTAATGCTGTAGTGAC TCTGGAGAATATGAAGGACGAGATGTGGGGAGACCTGGTGGAGGTGGTGTCATGTGACATGCGGTTGTGGGAGGCGCCCGAGAAGGCAGACATCTTGGTCAGCGAGCTACTTGGGTCGTTTGGAGATAACGAACTCTCCCCGGAATGTCTGGATGGAGCTCAGAGATTTCTGAAGG ATGATGGTATCAGTATTCCTTGTGAATACACATCCTACATGTCGCCACTACAGTCAGAAAAGCTGTACAATGAAGTCAGAGTGTGCAAGGACAACACCCCCTCCAACAAACCGCTAGAT CACAATTTTGAGACCCCCTATGTGGTACGCCTCCATAACTGTCAGGTGCTTGCTCCTCCACAGGAAGTGTTCCACTTTAAACATCCAAACAGAG aCACAGTGATAGACAACACTAGGTACACCTGTCTGGAGTTTGACATCAAACAAGACGCAGTTCTTCACGGGTTTGCTGGCTACTTTGACACAATTCTGTACGACAATGTGACCCTAA GTATACATCCAGACACCCACTCTCCAGGAATGTTTAGCTGGTTCCCCATCTTGTTCCCAATCAAG ACACCCATTTATGTGAAGAAAAACGATCGTGTTGTCCTGCACATCTGGAGAAGCTGTAACGCAAAGAATGTGTGGTACGAGTGGACAATTGTGGAGCCTACTGTCTTGCCAATCCACAACCCAAAGGGCCGCTCCTACACCATAGGACTCTAA